A genome region from Sporichthyaceae bacterium includes the following:
- a CDS encoding Ppx/GppA phosphatase family protein, translated as MRLGVLDVGSNTVHLLVMDAHHGARPSATYSHKTELRLIDQLDAQGKIKPSGVAALVAVIAQSRRIAEDTGAEEMLSFATSAIRDADNGEAVLAKIRDRTGVDLQVLGGPDEARLTFLAARRWFGWSAGRLLLMDIGGGSLELAVGVDEDAEVALSLPLGAARLTRSALPGDPPDLELVEALRKAVRRDLGKVAPQLIGPVPPHRAVGTSKTFKQLARVAGAAPSSEGLYVRRVLTRVDLGYWTAKMSRLTVAERAELPGVSSGRAHQLLAGAIVAEATMEEFGLDEVEICPWALREGVILRRLDWIRDSHI; from the coding sequence ATGCGGCTGGGCGTGCTGGACGTCGGGTCGAACACGGTGCACCTGCTGGTGATGGATGCGCACCACGGGGCCCGGCCGAGTGCGACGTATTCGCACAAGACCGAGCTGCGCCTGATCGACCAGCTCGACGCCCAGGGAAAGATCAAGCCCTCCGGTGTCGCCGCGCTGGTCGCGGTGATTGCGCAGTCCCGCAGGATCGCCGAGGACACTGGCGCCGAGGAAATGCTGTCCTTCGCCACCTCCGCTATCCGGGATGCGGACAACGGTGAGGCGGTGCTGGCCAAGATCCGCGATCGCACCGGGGTCGACCTGCAGGTGCTCGGCGGTCCGGACGAGGCCCGGTTGACGTTTCTGGCCGCGCGTCGTTGGTTCGGCTGGTCGGCCGGTCGGCTGCTGCTGATGGACATCGGTGGCGGTTCGTTGGAGCTCGCGGTCGGTGTGGACGAGGACGCCGAGGTGGCTCTTTCGCTGCCGCTGGGCGCGGCCCGGTTGACCCGGTCCGCGCTGCCCGGCGACCCACCGGATCTGGAGCTCGTCGAGGCGTTGCGCAAGGCCGTGCGCCGGGACCTGGGCAAGGTGGCCCCGCAGCTGATCGGGCCGGTTCCCCCGCACCGTGCCGTGGGCACCTCAAAGACCTTCAAGCAACTGGCCCGGGTGGCTGGGGCCGCGCCGAGTTCGGAGGGTCTGTACGTCCGGCGTGTGCTCACCCGCGTCGATCTGGGTTATTGGACGGCGAAGATGTCCCGGCTGACCGTGGCCGAACGGGCCGAGCTGCCGGGCGTGTCGTCGGGTCGCGCCCATCAACTGCTGGCCGGCGCCATCGTCGCCGAGGCGACGATGGAGGAGTTTGGCCTGGACGAGGTGGAGATCTGCCCGTGGGCCCTGCGTGAGGGCGTCATCCTGCGTCGGTTGGACTGGATCCGGGACAGCCACATCTGA